The DNA segment CGTCCCGTAGCTGGTCGATCAGATATACCAGCCAGTCGAGAGTCGACGGATCGACCCAGTGCAGGTCGTCGACGATGAGTACCAGCAGCGGATTCGCCAGCAGCCGTAGCGCCTCGGTGAGCGCCTGAAAGAGCCGGGCGCGCTCTTCCGGCGGCGAGAGCGCGAGCGGCGGTGGAAGATCGGGCCAGGAGGCCGCGATCTCCGGCAGCAGCCGCGACAGCTCCGCCAGCCAGATCGGCGGGAGCGGCGAGGGCGGCTGGATCATCGAGCGAGCAGGGCCGGGCTGCCGGAAGAGCGCCAGCAGCGGCCCAAACGGGACCGGCTGCTCGGTTTCCAGCGCGTGCGTCGCCAGCACAACCACCTCTGCGGGCAGCCCGGCGGCCCAGGTGCGCCACAGCCGCGACTTGCCGATGCCCAGCTCTCCGGCGATCAGCGTCACGCGCGCCGTGCCCTGCGCTGCCAGCGAACGATCTTCGTCCAGCGCTGCCAGCTCACCCTGACGCCCGACAAAGGGCGCGGCGGAGTCGTGGGATCGAGGGCGCGGCGACTGGGGAGCAGACGTTTGCGACGCTCCGGCCAGCAGCGACTCGTAGCGGGCGGTCGTCTCCGGCAGCGGCGCAACCGCCAGCTCATGCTGAAGCATCTCAGTCAGCGCATGGTACTGCTGCGTCGCCAGCGAGCGTTGTCCCAGCCGCGTGTACGCCTCGATCATCGCCAGATGAACGGACTCGCGCAGCGGATCGACGGCCAGCGCGCGCTGTCCCTGGTCGAGCACCGCCTGCCAGTCGCCAGCGGCGCGATGCAGCGCGATCACCCGCTCGATCAGCCGCAGATAGGTCGCCGCCACGCGCTCGCGCTCCGCCATCAGCCAGATCTCGAACTCCGCCGCCTCGTGGACGATCAGGCCGTCGGCGAGCGGCCCGCGATAGTGTGCCGCGACCGCCTCCAGCGCCGCCGCGGTACCGCCCTCCAGCAGCAGAATCCCATCTTCGAGCGTGTGGAGGTCGACCCTCACCGCCGCCGAGAGCTGAATGGTCTGTGCTTCCAGCGCCAGCACGTCGTCGCCCAGCGCCTCGCGGATCGCCCAGAGCGTGTTGCGCATATTCTTGCGGGCGGCCTGCGGCAGGCTCTCCGGCCAGAGCAGATCCAGCAGCCGCTCACGGGGCTGCGCCACACGGGTACACGCAAGGTAGAGCAGCAGCGCCACGCCCTTCGCCCGCGCAAAGGCGATCGTCCGCTCGCCGCGACGAAGCAGCGGCGGGCCTAGCACATCAAGCTGAAGAGTCTCCATTGCGCTCTATGATACGCGAGGGACGGCTAATCTTCAAAGAGGGACGCGCGCATACCAGGCCGCAGCCGCGCGAGGGACACCCGGAGGGACGCAGCGCCTATATCCTACGGCTATCGTCATTCGGACGGATCAAGGCGAGGTATCACATGAGCAGTGTTTCGCAAACTCAGACGGCTCCGCGCTGGCGAACGTATGCCCTGTACGTGGTGATGGCGCTGTTGGCGCTTGCATTTCTCGGCTCCGGCGGTACAAAGCTGGCCGGTGCCGAGATGAACGTTACCAACTTCGCCCGCTGGGGCTATCCGCTGTGGTTCATGTATCTCACCGGCCTGATCGAGGTGGTCTGCGCAATCCTGCTCTGGCCCCGGCAGACCCGCCTGATCGGCGCGCTGGGCCTGGTCGCCACGATGGTCGGCGCGATCCTGACGCATCTCGTCAACCAGGAGGCGACAATGATCGGGCTGCCACTGGTGCTGCTGGTGCTGGCAGGTATTGTCGCCTGGAGCAGCCGCCCGCGAACCGCGTAGAACGCAAGGAAGCCGGCCCGTGTGGTGTGTCGTACCCATGAGCCAAAGGAATAAAGCTATGGCATCGATTATTGATCCCGCGACGAGGATCGGCCTCGTCACGCTGAGCGTCGGCGACCTGGCGCGCGCGCTGCGCTACTACCAGCACAACATCGGCCTGACGGTGCTGGCGCAGGCGGACAGCACGGCGACCCTGGGCGTCGGCACGACGCCGCTGCTGCACCTGCGCGAGGTGCCCGGCGCGCGTCTGGTGCGTCGCGCGACCGGCCTGTACCATTTTGCGCTGCGCGTGCCATCGCGGCGCGATCTGGCCCGTGTTATTCGGCATCTCATCGAAACCGCAACGCCGGTCGGCGGCGCGTCCGATCATCTGGTGAGCGAGGCGCTGTACCTGTCCGATCCCGACGGACACGGCATCGAGATCTACCGCGACCGGCCCCGGAGCGCCTGGTACGACGCGATCGGCAACTTCAGGATGGACACGTCGCGGCTCGACATCGACAGCATCCTGGCCGAGCTGGACGCCGATACGCCCGCCTGGGAGGGCATGCCGACCGGCACTGACATGGGCCATATCCATCTGCAAGTGGCGGACGTGGTGGCGGCGGAGCATTTTTATGTCGGCGTGCTTGGCATGGAGCGCATGACCGGCATGCCGTCCGCAAGCTTCGTCAGCGCTGGCGGCTACCATCACCATATCGGGCTGAATAGCTGGGCCGGTGTGGGCGTGCCAGCGCCGCCGGAGGGCGCGGCGCGGCTGCTGAGCTATGAGCTGCTCGTGCCGACTACTGAGGCGCTCAACGCGGTCCTCGATCGCGTGCGCGCGGCTGGCCTTCCACTGACAGAGCAGGCCGATGTCTGGGCGGTGCGCGATCCGTCGCACAATCTGGTGCTGCTGCGCGCCGAGGTAGCGTAGAGAACCAGGAATACAGAACAAAGAACCGGGGAACAAGGGAACAGGAGAGCAAGCGAACAAAGGAGCGCGAACAAGGGAAACCTTGAACTCGAACCTTTGAACTCAAACCACCTGGACCCGACCCCTGATCCCTGGATTAAACAGTGTGCCAGCAGAGGCACACATCGAAGGAGAGTTACATGTTCCGCCGACTGAGTTCGTACGAGAATCTTGCACCGTTGTTGCTCCGCTTAGGCATTGGCCTGACCTTCTTTTTCGCCGGCCTGGGCAAAGTGCTGGGCGGCACTGCTGGCGTCGCTGGCTTTTTCGGCAGCCTGGGGATTCCACTGGCCGGCCTGATGGGGCCATTCGTCGCCTACCTCGAACTGATCGGCGGTCTGGCGCTGATACTGGGCGTTTTCACACGTGGCTTCGGCCTGCTCTTCGCCGCCGACATGCTTGTCGCGCTGCTGCTGGTGGGCCTGCCCAAAGCCTTCGCGGCTGAGAATATCGCGGTTGGCTTCACCGATGCTCGCGTCGAGGTGCTGCTGCTGCTTGGCTCCGTGGCGCTTGCGCTGCTGGGCGCTGGAGCCTTCTCGATCGACGAGGCATTTCTGGGCGATCGTCCACGACAGATCGCCGAGCGGCCCGCGCCACACGCGACGCGCTAATTCGACCCTCTCACAAGTAGCCCATATGCTCGCCGTGGAGCATATGGGCTACTGTTTCGATCGGCACACGTTCTATGTGTACCTGTTGAAGCAGCGCGATGCCCAAGCGATGCTTATCGTTTCCCTATCACTTCTGAACAACTTCTAAACATCACACGGGTATCCT comes from the Herpetosiphonaceae bacterium genome and includes:
- a CDS encoding DoxX family protein, which translates into the protein MSSVSQTQTAPRWRTYALYVVMALLALAFLGSGGTKLAGAEMNVTNFARWGYPLWFMYLTGLIEVVCAILLWPRQTRLIGALGLVATMVGAILTHLVNQEATMIGLPLVLLVLAGIVAWSSRPRTA
- a CDS encoding VOC family protein, which encodes MASIIDPATRIGLVTLSVGDLARALRYYQHNIGLTVLAQADSTATLGVGTTPLLHLREVPGARLVRRATGLYHFALRVPSRRDLARVIRHLIETATPVGGASDHLVSEALYLSDPDGHGIEIYRDRPRSAWYDAIGNFRMDTSRLDIDSILAELDADTPAWEGMPTGTDMGHIHLQVADVVAAEHFYVGVLGMERMTGMPSASFVSAGGYHHHIGLNSWAGVGVPAPPEGAARLLSYELLVPTTEALNAVLDRVRAAGLPLTEQADVWAVRDPSHNLVLLRAEVA
- a CDS encoding DoxX family protein, which translates into the protein MFRRLSSYENLAPLLLRLGIGLTFFFAGLGKVLGGTAGVAGFFGSLGIPLAGLMGPFVAYLELIGGLALILGVFTRGFGLLFAADMLVALLLVGLPKAFAAENIAVGFTDARVEVLLLLGSVALALLGAGAFSIDEAFLGDRPRQIAERPAPHATR